CGCGGCGAATGCGTTTGCCGACTTCGCGAAGGCAAGCGACGTCGTCTGGATGGATCGAGCCGTCGGCGAGTGGCCCGGTGTTGACGAGCAGGTTGCATCGATTGCCGGCCGCGTAGCCGAGGCTTGCCAGCACGTGGTCAGGGCCATGATGTTTCGATGTCGCATCAATGCCCCATCTGCCGCTTTGCTGGAGCGTCATGCAGATTTCGTTGTGCTTGTGGCGGTTCCTTTCCCAAGCGGCTGCCGCAACGTCGGCCGCTCTGGTCTTGCCCTGCTCTCGCATGCGATCAGCGAGACTGCGGAACTGGAACTCGGGCGACGCGAAGTCTTCGTCGCCGGTCAGGCCTTGCTTGAAGCTCACGAGCGTCTCTGGCCGTGATTCGCGAATGAGGCGGTACGTGTCGGTAGCAGGTGTCTGGTCAGGCCAGTGGTATGCGCCGACGATGAGATCGAGCCACACGCCAGCTAGTGGCGCATCGATCGCGAGCAACTCCTCGATGCAGCCGTGCGTCCATCGCCAGAAGTCGGGCCAATCGTCAATCGTCTCCAGCGTGTACCGATCGGGCACGTTTTCGTAGTGCGGCCGTCCGGAACGGAAGAGCTCGGGTGACAGAGTCGACGGGTGTCGCCAGTTGATCGTGTACGTGTGGTAGGTGAAGAAGCCCAATCCGTGCCGCTCGCAGGCTGCCGCCATCTCAGCGACCAAGTCTCGGCCGGCGAATCGCACGCTATTGAACGGCTCGACCTGCGAGTCCCAAAGGCAGAACCCCTCGTGATGGCACGAGGTGAGGTTCACGTACGACA
The DNA window shown above is from Planctomycetota bacterium and carries:
- a CDS encoding alpha-L-fucosidase codes for the protein MQRFPGATSRSETLGWFEQARAGLFLHYGLYSILGRGEWVMFHEAIPPDEYETLADRFDPSGFDADAIARLAVEAEMSYVNLTSCHHEGFCLWDSQVEPFNSVRFAGRDLVAEMAAACERHGLGFFTYHTYTINWRHPSTLSPELFRSGRPHYENVPDRYTLETIDDWPDFWRWTHGCIEELLAIDAPLAGVWLDLIVGAYHWPDQTPATDTYRLIRESRPETLVSFKQGLTGDEDFASPEFQFRSLADRMREQGKTRAADVAAAAWERNRHKHNEICMTLQQSGRWGIDATSKHHGPDHVLASLGYAAGNRCNLLVNTGPLADGSIHPDDVACLREVGKRIRRDGWPEPRSDIPTGKSDAGVEA